A single window of Ctenopharyngodon idella isolate HZGC_01 chromosome 24, HZGC01, whole genome shotgun sequence DNA harbors:
- the LOC127507675 gene encoding hyaluronidase-4 — protein MPGVPCGALQHHTVPVACAIICSWLLILVHSAFCQKPAKLPLVGRKPFLAAWNAPLDMCTLKYNINVSLDLFHISGSPRAVHTGQNVTIFYANRLGYYPFYNEQGVPINGGLPQNSSLEAHLHKARKDIAHFIPSEDFSGLAVIDWEFWRPQWNRNWHKKDIYRQRSRELIAQAYLNVTDEQVEELARLRFEKSAMEFMQGTLQLGTQTRPHGLWGFYLYPDCHNYNVHAHNYSGTCPLLESSRNDQLFWLWNSSTALFPSLAIRKSHTDSVRNLHFSQNRVLESLRLASLTSLPYELPTYVYTRLGYRDEAMAFLTQKDLIHTIGESAALGAAGFVIWGDLNLTSSRHNCSKVKAFLNHRLGQYITNVTRAAEVCSDFLCQSNGRCVRRDPQAPHYLHLSRGSYRILSNRNGTFTVTGWHSQHELQLLSNRFRCHCYQGYEGERCNNIVPEETEEDNMIKEDVEEMNKNEPEDQKDMRDTAVPLQNTYILTALLILLNFSCI, from the exons ATGCCTGGTGTGCCCTGCGGGGCCTTGCAACACCACACTGTGCCCGTAGCCTGTGCCATCATCTGTTCCTGGCTGTTGATCCTGGTACATTCTGCCTTTTGCCAGAAACCTGCAAAGCTGCCTCTGGTGGGCCGCAAGCCTTTCCTGGCAGCCTGGAATGCTCCGCTGGATATGTGTACGTTGAAGTACAATATCAACGTCAGCCTCGATCTTTTCCACATCAGCGGAAGTCCACGAGCCGTCCACACAGGCCAGAATGTCACCATCTTTTATGCCAACCGCCTGGGTTACTACCCTTTCTACAATGAGCAAGGGGTTCCCATCAACGGAGGCCTACCTCAGAACAGCAGTCTTGAAGCACATCTTCACAAAGCCCGAAAAGACATAGCGCACTTCATCCCTTCGGAAGACTTCAGTGGTCTGGCGGTGATCGACTGGGAGTTCTGGAGGCCACAGTGGAATCGTAACTGGCACAAGAAAGACATTTACCGACAGCGTTCACGCGAGCTGATTGCACAGGCCTACCTTAATGTGACCGACGAACAGGTGGAGGAGCTGGCACGCTTGCGTTTCGAGAAGAGCGCCATGGAGTTCATGCAGGGCACGCTGCAGCTCGGTACACAAACTCGTCCACATGGCCTGTGGGGTTTTTATCTCTACCCTGACTGTCACAATTACAATGTACATGCACACAACTACAGCGGCACATGCCCCCTACTGGAGAGTTCTCGCAATGACCAGCTGTTTTGGCTGTGGAACAGCAGCACTGCCCTTTTCCCATCCCTCGCTATACGCAAGAGCCACACAGACAGCGTTCGCAACCTGCACTTCTCGCAGAACAGGGTACTGGAGTCACTGCGACTGGCCTCCCTTACCTCATTGCCCTATGAACTGCCTACATACGTATACACACGCCTGGGGTATAGAGACGAGGCCATGGCTTTCCTGACTCAG aAGGACTTGATACATACGATAGGAGAAAGCGCTGCTTTGGGAGCTGCGGGATTTGTCATTTGGGGGGATCTTAACCTCACTTCTTCAAGG CACAACTGTTCCAAAGTGAAGGCATTTCTGAACCATAGACTGGGTCAGTACATTACTAACGTTACCCGGGCAGCAGAAGTCTGTAGCGACTTCCTGTGTCAGTCCAATGGACGCTGCGTCCGTCGAGACCCACAGGCACCACACTACCTGCACCTGAGCCGCGGCAGCTATCGGATCCTGTCCAACCGGAATGGCACCTTCACTGTGACCGGATGGCACTCTCAGCACGAGCTCCAGTTGCTGTCCAACAGGTTCCGCTGTCACTGTTACCAGGGGTACGAGGGAGAGCGCTGCAATAACATAGTGCCAGAGGAGACCGAAGAGGACAACATGATAAAAGAGGACGTGGAGGAGATGAATAAGAACGAACCGGAGGACCAAAAAGACATGAGGGATACTGCTGTGCCTTTACAAAATACCTACATCCTCACTGCTCTACTCATCTTGTTGAACTTCAGTTGTATTTag
- the spam1 gene encoding hyaluronidase PH-20 isoform X1 yields MEDHRKQRLPFYIILFMTFGYLNPSLSPLPTAAPLFHKPFVLLWNAPISKCQQMKIPLDLSMFQVVTTPSRVRNQSLTLFYKNRLGLYPYVDLHSLKEYNGGIPQRGNLSASLEKAKEEFTQYIPDSTAGLAVMDWEEWLPMFDRNWDVKEIYKELSINYTLEQNASLNLQQASIEAKRQFQKEARCFMEETLKMGLYHRPLYLWGYYLFPDCYNYDFEESNYTGTCSENTKQLNNELQWLWEVSTALYPSAYLPVSVSESKNAALFVRHQVQEAMRVAALPKHRHTAPVYVYLRPLLRDQKELYMNEFDLVSSIGESAALGASGAVLWGASADYKDKTSCEALSTYLSDTLNPYIANVTTAAHLCSKSLCQGNGRCVRKNYNSDDYLHISSESHQIIRKDGKYVVTGSPSPSDFTYWEKKFTCQCYEDRKCTAMIPSF; encoded by the exons ATGGAAGACCACAGGAAACAACGGTTACCATTTTACATCATTCTCTTCATGACATTCGGGTATCTTAACCCATCATTGTCTCCTCTACCAAcagcagcacctctcttccatAAGCCTTTTGTGCTGTTATGGAATGCTCCTATTTCCAAATGCCAACAAATGAAGATCCCTCTAGATTTATCGATGTTCCAGGTGGTCACCACACCTTCCAGAGTACGCAATCAATCCCTGACCCTGTTCTACAAAAATCGACTTGGGCTTTACCCCTATGTAGACCTCCACTCCTTGAAGGAGTATAACGGTGGCATCCCACAAAGGGGCAACCTCTCTGCTAGTTTGGAGAAAGCTAAGGAAGAGTTTACCCAATACATTCCGGACTCAACCGCTGGTCTGGCTGTCATGGATTGGGAAGAGTGGCTTCCAATGTTTGACCGGAATTGGGACGTCAAGGAGATATATAAAGAACTGTCCATCAACTACACCCTCGAACAGAACGCTTCTCTCAACCTGCAACAAGCAAGCATCGAAGCCAAGCGACAATTCCAGAAGGAAGCCAGATGTTTCATGGAGGAAACTCTGAAGATGGGACTCTACCATCGACCTTTGTACTTGTGGGGCTACTACTTGTTCCCAGACTGCTATAACTATGACTTTGAGGAGTCAAACTATACAGGTACTTGTTCAGAGAACACAAAACAGTTGAACAATGAGCTGCAGTGGCTGTGGGAGGTTAGCACTGCCCTTTACCCCTCAGCATACCTGCCGGTCTCTGTGAGTGAAAGCAAGAATGCTGCACTGTTTGTACGTCACCAGGTACAAGAAGCAATGAGAGTGGCAGCCCTGCCAAAACACCGCCACACTGCACCGGTCTACGTCTATCTACGGCCTCTCTTAAGAGACCAAAAGGAGCTTTACATGAATGAG TTCGACTTGGTCAGCAGTATAGGTGAGAGTGCAGCTCTGGGGGCTTCTGGGGCTGTGCTGTGGGGGGCTAGTGCTGATTACAAAGACAAG ACCTCTTGTGAAGCCTTGTCTACATACCTGTCTGACACTTTAAACCCCTACATCGCCAATGTCACCACTGCGGCCCATTTATGCAGCAAAAGTCTCTGTCAAGGAAATGGTCGTTGTGTCCGCAAAAACTACAACTCGGACGATTACCTCCACATTAGTTCAGAAAGCCACCAAATCATTAGGAAAGATGGGAAATACGTGGTCACAGGTAGCCCCTCCCCAAGTGATTTCACTTACTGGGAAAAGAAATTTACCTGTCAGTGCTATGAAGACAGGAAGTGCACAGCTATGATACCTTCTTTTTAA
- the spam1 gene encoding hyaluronidase PH-20 isoform X2, producing MEDHRKQRLPFYIILFMTFGYLNPSLSPLPTAAPLFHKPFVLLWNAPISKCQQMKIPLDLSMFQVVTTPSRVRNQSLTLFYKNRLGLYPYVDLHSLKEYNGGIPQRGNLSASLEKAKEEFTQYIPDSTAGLAVMDWEEWLPMFDRNWDVKEIYKELSINYTLEQNASLNLQQASIEAKRQFQKEARCFMEETLKMGLYHRPLYLWGYYLFPDCYNYDFEESNYTGTCSENTKQLNNELQWLWEVSTALYPSAYLPVSVSESKNAALFVRHQVQEAMRVAALPKHRHTAPVYVYLRPLLRDQKELYMNETSCEALSTYLSDTLNPYIANVTTAAHLCSKSLCQGNGRCVRKNYNSDDYLHISSESHQIIRKDGKYVVTGSPSPSDFTYWEKKFTCQCYEDRKCTAMIPSF from the exons ATGGAAGACCACAGGAAACAACGGTTACCATTTTACATCATTCTCTTCATGACATTCGGGTATCTTAACCCATCATTGTCTCCTCTACCAAcagcagcacctctcttccatAAGCCTTTTGTGCTGTTATGGAATGCTCCTATTTCCAAATGCCAACAAATGAAGATCCCTCTAGATTTATCGATGTTCCAGGTGGTCACCACACCTTCCAGAGTACGCAATCAATCCCTGACCCTGTTCTACAAAAATCGACTTGGGCTTTACCCCTATGTAGACCTCCACTCCTTGAAGGAGTATAACGGTGGCATCCCACAAAGGGGCAACCTCTCTGCTAGTTTGGAGAAAGCTAAGGAAGAGTTTACCCAATACATTCCGGACTCAACCGCTGGTCTGGCTGTCATGGATTGGGAAGAGTGGCTTCCAATGTTTGACCGGAATTGGGACGTCAAGGAGATATATAAAGAACTGTCCATCAACTACACCCTCGAACAGAACGCTTCTCTCAACCTGCAACAAGCAAGCATCGAAGCCAAGCGACAATTCCAGAAGGAAGCCAGATGTTTCATGGAGGAAACTCTGAAGATGGGACTCTACCATCGACCTTTGTACTTGTGGGGCTACTACTTGTTCCCAGACTGCTATAACTATGACTTTGAGGAGTCAAACTATACAGGTACTTGTTCAGAGAACACAAAACAGTTGAACAATGAGCTGCAGTGGCTGTGGGAGGTTAGCACTGCCCTTTACCCCTCAGCATACCTGCCGGTCTCTGTGAGTGAAAGCAAGAATGCTGCACTGTTTGTACGTCACCAGGTACAAGAAGCAATGAGAGTGGCAGCCCTGCCAAAACACCGCCACACTGCACCGGTCTACGTCTATCTACGGCCTCTCTTAAGAGACCAAAAGGAGCTTTACATGAATGAG ACCTCTTGTGAAGCCTTGTCTACATACCTGTCTGACACTTTAAACCCCTACATCGCCAATGTCACCACTGCGGCCCATTTATGCAGCAAAAGTCTCTGTCAAGGAAATGGTCGTTGTGTCCGCAAAAACTACAACTCGGACGATTACCTCCACATTAGTTCAGAAAGCCACCAAATCATTAGGAAAGATGGGAAATACGTGGTCACAGGTAGCCCCTCCCCAAGTGATTTCACTTACTGGGAAAAGAAATTTACCTGTCAGTGCTATGAAGACAGGAAGTGCACAGCTATGATACCTTCTTTTTAA